Genomic segment of Kibdelosporangium phytohabitans:
CGGCTCCAACCACCCCGAACTGGACGCTGTCACCGAGACCTTCCGCCGCTACCACGAGAATCTCGAGCTTTCCGTCCCACCGGACTACCGCGACGGCAAGACGTACGCACTGGCGCACCCCGGCGACCGGACGCTGCGGTCCGGCGGCCCCAAGCTGGGCGCGCAGATCCCCGGCAACGCCACGGTCGGCAGGCCGGGCACGAGCACCAAGACCGACCAGACCGGCAACCTGATCTGGGCCATGCACGGCGTGTGGCAGTCCTATCAGCACACCAGGCAACGCTGGGTGCTGCAGGACGTGCTGTTCCCGATCCTGACCAAGGCGCTGAACTTCTACCTGCACTTCCTCACCGAAGGCAACGACGGCAAGCTGCACCTGCCGCTGACCCGTTCGCCGGAGATCCACGACGCCGAGGACTGCACCTACGACCTGTCGTTGATCCGGTGGGCAGCGGGCATCCTGCCGCAGATCGCACAGGAACTGCGCGTCAACCCCGACCCGAGGTGGCGTGACGTCGCGACCAGGCTGACGCCGTACCACGAGAACGAGCAGGGCGTCATGATCGGCAAGGACGTCCCGCTCACGGAGTCGCACCGGCACTTCTCGCACATGCTGTGGATGCATCCGTTGCGGGAGAAGACCTGGGACAACCCGGCGGACCGCGACATCATCCGCCGCACCTTCGAGCACTGGTCGAGCATGCGTTCGGCGTGGGCCGGGTACAGCTATCCGGCCGCGTCGTCCATGTACTCGATGATGGGGCAGCCGGAGCAGGCGTTGTCGTACCTGCGCCACCTGCTCGACGGCAACATCATCGGGATCGCCCAGCTGATGCCCAACACCATGTACAAGGAGGGCACGAACCTCGCGATCGAGAGCCCGCTGACCGCGGCGCAGTCCGTTTTGGACATGTTGATCGACAGCGATCCCGGTGTGGTGAAGGTGTTCCCCGCGCTGCCGTGGCAGGACGCCTCGATCGACGGCCTGCGTACCATGGGCGCGTTCGAGGTCGGCGCGTCGCGCCGGGCCGGCCGGACCGAGTGGATCACTGTCCGCAGCCACGCCGGGGCGCCTTTGTCCTTGCGGCACGGGATTTCCGGTGAACTGGACGTGCGGGACGAACACGGGCGCAGGCTGCCGTGGCGGGAAACGTCGCCCGGTATCGCCGAGATCCGGCTCAGGCGCGGCGAAACCGCCGTCGTCACGCCGCGCGGCAGCAGGCCGGACCCGCGGCCGAGGGATGTTCCCGCTGTCACCAACGCCCCCAGGTGGGGCATGAGCTAGTACGGTGTCCATCCGTGACAGTGGCTATCACGGGTGGATACGTTGTTCCGGTAACGAGTGAGCCCATCGAGGGCGGCACGGTGCTGATCGAGGGCGGCAGGATCGTCGCGGTCGGCGCGGACGCCGACGTCGATGTGCCTGACGACGCCGAGATCGTGGACGCCTCCGGGACCTGGGTGCTGCCCGGGTTCGTGGAGGCGCACGCGCACGCCGGGATCGGTGAGGACGGCATCGGCTGGGAAGGCCGTGACTACAACGAGATGACCGACCCGAACGGGGCGCGGCTGCGGGCGATCGACGGGTTCAACCCGGACGACCAGGGCCTGCGTGACGCGCTGGCCGGTGGTGTGACCACGCTGGTCGCCAAGCCCGGTTCGGGCAATCCGATCGGCGGGCAGACGGTCGCGCTGAAGGCGTGGGGCCGCACGGTCGAGGACATGCTGATGCGCGACCCGGCGAGTGTGAAAAGCGCGTTGGGGGAAAACCCGAAACGCGTGTACGGCGACCAGAAAAAGCTGCCGTCGACGCGGATGGGTGTCGCGGCCATCATTCGCGACGCGTTGACCAAGGCGCAGGACTACGTCAAGAAACGCGACCAGGCGGCGGCCGACGACAAACCGTTCGACCGCGACAACACAATGGAAATCCTCGCGCGGGTGCTCAGCGGTGAGGTGCCGTGGTGCCAGCACACGCACCGCGCCGACGACATCGCCACCGCGATCCGGCTCGCCGACGAATTCGGCTACCGCCTGGTCGTCAACCACGGCACGGAAGGGCATTTGCTCGCCGACACGCTGGCCGAGCGCGGCATTCCGGTGATCGTCGGTCCGCTGATGACCAGCCGGGGCAAGATCGAGACGGGCCGCCGCACCTTGAAGGGCCCGGGGATCATGGCGCGGGCGGGTGTGAAGATCGCGCTGACCACCGACCACCCGGTGGTGCCGATCGACTTCCTCGTCCACCAGGCGACGCTGTGCGTGAAGGAAGGCCTGGACACGGACACGGCACTGCGGTCGATCACCATCAACCCGGCGGAGATGATGGGCCTCGACGACCGCGTCGGCGCACTGGCCGCCGGTCTCGACGCCGACGTGGTGCTCTGGTCCGGCGACCCGCTCGACGTGATGAGCCGCGCGGTCCGCGTCTTCATCGAGGGCAACGAGGTCTACTACTACGACGACGCCAAGGGCGAGGGCATCACGAAGAACCCCTTCTACAGCGAATGAAAGCTCGTGAGTGGTTCGGCCGGTTCAAACCGGCCGAACCACTCACGAGTTCTTTCAGGCGTTGCGCAGCTCGCGGGCGATCACCATGCGCTGGATCTGGTTGGTGCCCTCGAAGATCTGCGGGACCTTCGCCTCACGCATGAAGCGCTCGACCGGGAAGTCTTTCGTGTACCCGGCGCCGCCGAGGACCTGCACCGCGTCCGTGGTCACCTTCATCGCGGCCTCGGTGGACACCAGCTTGGCGATGGACGCCTGGCGCTTGAACGGCAACCCGCGGTCACGCCGCCGCGCGGCCTCCAGGTACGTCGCACGGGCGGACTCCACCGCGGCCGCCATGTCGGCGAGCAGGAACTCCAGGCCCTGGAACTCGATGATCGCCCGGCCGAACTGGCTGCGCTCCTTGGCGTACCGGATGGCTTCGTCCAGCGCCGCCTGGGCGAGGCCGACGGCGCAGGCCGCGATGCCGAGCCGCCCTGAGTTCAGCGCCGACAGCGCCATCTTCAGGCCGATGCCCTCGTCGCCGAGCCGCCGCGACGCGGGCACCCTGGCCTGGTCGAAGTTCATCTGGGCGGTCGTCGACGCGGTCATGCCCATCTTGCGTTCCGGTGCCGACGCGCTCAGGCCGGGCGTGTCGGCGGGGACGAGCAGGCAGCTGATGCCCCGGCCGCCGTCCGGCGAGGTCCGGACCATGGTGGTGTAGAAGTCCGCCTCGCCACCGTGCGTGATCCACGCCTTCGTCCCAGTGACCACGTAGTCGGTGCCGTCGAGCACGGCCCGTGTCGACAACGCGGCCGCGTCCGAGCCCGCGTGGGTTTCCGACAGGGCGTACGCGCCGAGCAGGTCGCCGCCGAGCATGTCCGCCAGGAACTGGTCCCGCTGCTCGTCCGTGCCGTACTCGGCCAGCGCGTAGCAGGACATGGTGTGCACCGACAGGCCGACGCCCACGGTCATCCACGCCGCCGCGATTTCCTCGAGAACCTGCAGGTAGACCTCGTACGACACTCCGCTGCCGCCCCATTGCTCCGGGTACGGCAGGCCGAGCAGGCCGGATCGGCCGAGCAGGCGGAACTCTTCACGGGGGAAGCGTTCCTTCTCCTCGTACTCGCCGGCTTTCGGTGCCAGTTCGTTGGCGGCGATGTCCCGGACCAGGGCGATGAGGTCCTCCGCCTCGGTGTCCGGGAGCAGACGTTCGACTGCCATAGCGGGATCTCCGTATACACGCAGTACTAAAGGACAGCCCAGATTACCGCCCGGGGTAGGTTGGGTGCCGTGATCGTTGTCGCTGGTGAGGCGCTGGTCGACCTGGTGCCCGCGAAGTCCACACTCGACGGTGAGCCCGGTGCGCTGCTGCCCCGGCTGGGCGGCGGCCCGTACAACGTCGCCGTCACGGTGGGTCGGCTCGGGACTCCGGTGAGTTTCCTGTCCAGGATCTCGACCGACGATTTCGGCGACGCGCTCGTCGAGCGGCTGACGGTGTCCAATGTGGACGCGTCATACCTGCAGCGTGGGCCGGAGCCGACGACGCTCGCGGTGACCAGCCTCGGGCCGGACGGCAGCGCCAGGTACACGTTCTACGCCGAGGGCACGGCGGACCGGCTGTTCGAGGCGCCCTCGGCGCTGCCGGAGGCGGCCATCCTCTCGCTGGGCACGCTCTCGCTCGTGCTCGAGCCGGGTGCGAGCGCGTATGAGCAGGTCATGCGGCGGACCGGCGCCTTGATCGCGCTGGACCCGAACGTCCGGCCGGTGCTCATCGCCGACGCGGACGCCTACCGGGCCCGGTTCGAGAGCTGGTTGCCGGATGTCGGCCTGCTCAAGCTGTCCGAGGAGGACGCGGAGTGGCTCGCCGGAAAAGCCCCCGGGCCGAAAGACGCTGTCGAAGCTGCCAGGGAATGGCAGCAGCGGGGCCCGGCGGCTGTTGTGCTCACGCGTGGCTCGAAAGGGCTGGCCGTTGTTACCGGTCCGGGTGAACTGATCGAGGTTCCGGCTACGGAAACGAATGTCGTGGACACGATCGGTGCGGGGGACACGGTCCAGGGGGCGTTGCTGAGCTGGTTGTACACGAAGGGTGTCCGCTCATCGGAACACCTGCGGGCCCTGGACGGGCAGGCATGGCGAACAGCGTTGCGATTCGCCGGGGCGGCCGCGGCGATAACCGTGTCGAGGGCCGGAGCGGAACCGCCATTCGCCGCTGAACTGGGCCCGATCATCTGAATCGTTCTGTGAATCGATGTGAGAAGCGTCCCACCAGCGTGTCTTAACTTACGCCGCACTGTGCGATTCGCCCCCGGCGCACTAGCGTTGGGGGTTGACAGGACCCCAATGGGGCGGTGCTGCGGTGCGGCGATCGATCAGACCGCGTGCACGTGGCTTGATTCGCCAGATCCACCGCCCTGACCGATCGGGAGAGGGACGTTCATGCCCGACGCGACGACCGCGCCGCAATCCGGTACTCGTACCGTCGCGCTTCACCACGACGGCGGAGAGCTCGAAATGGCGGTAGTACCCGCCACCGAGGGCTCGAATGGAATCGAGCTCGGCAAACTGCTGGCGAAAACCGGACTGGTCACACTGGACCCCGGTTTCGTCAACACCGCCGCCTGCTCCTCGGAGATCACCTACATCGACGGTGACGCCGGAATTCTGCGCTACCGCGGATATCCGATCGAGCAGCTGGCCGAGCGCTCGACCTTCATCGAGGTCAGCTACCTGCTCATCTACGGCGAGCTGCCGTCCGAGGCGCAGCTCAACGACTTCACCACCAAGATCAGCAGGCACACCCTGCTGCACGAGGACCTGAAGAGGTTCTTCGACGGCTTCCCGCGGGACGCGCACCCGATGCCGGTGCTCAGCTCCGCGGTGTCCGCACTGTCCACGTTCTACCCGGAGACCCTCAAGCCGGTCACCGAGGAACGCACCGAGATCGCCACCATCCGGCTGCTGGCCAAGCTGCCGACCATCGCGGCGTACGCGTACAAGAAGTCGGTCGGCCAGCCGTTCCTCTACCCGGACAACTCGCTCGGCCTGGTGGAGAACTTCCTGCGGATGACGTTCGGCTTCCCCGCGGAGCCCTACGACGTCGACCCGGCGCTGGCCCGTGCGCTCGACCTGCTGTTCATCCTGCACGCCGACCACGAGCAGAACTGCTCCACGTCGACCGTGCGGCTGGTCGGGTCGTCCGAGGCGAACCTGTTCGCCAGCATCTCGGCAGGCATCAACGCCCTGTTCGGCCCGCTGCACGGTGGCGCCAACAGCGCGGTGCTGGAGATGCTCGAGGGCATCCGCGACTCCGGCGGCGACGTGAAGTCGTTCGTCAACAAGGTCAAGAACAAGGAAGACGGCGTCAAGCTGATGGGCTTCGGCCACCGGGTCTACAAGAACTACGACCCGAGGGCCGCGATCATCAAGAAGACCGCGGACGAGATCCTCGGCAAGCTCGGTGGCGACGACAGCCTGCTGGACATCGCCAAGCAGCTCGAGGAGCACGCGCTCGCCGACGACTACTTCGTCCAGCGCAAGCTCTACCCGAACGTGGACTTCTACACCGGGTTGATCTACCGCGCGATGGGCTTCCCGACGAAGTTCTTCACCGTGCTGTTCGCGCTCGGCCGGCTGCCCGGCTGGATCGCGCACTGGCGGGAGATGACCAACGACCCGGCGACCAAGATCGGCCGCCCGCGTCAGGTCTACATCGGACCGAAGGAGCGGGACTACGTGGCGATGGACGCCCGCTAGCCAGATTCGTGTGCAACCGATGTGGCCTTCGTAGCGCGAACCGCTACGAAGGCCACATCGGTTCTGCACGTCCACCACGGACGCGGTAGCGTTCTCGGATGACTTCCGTCGTCTGGTTCCGCCGTGACCTGCGGACCAGGGACCTCCCCACGCTGTTGT
This window contains:
- a CDS encoding glycosyl hydrolase family 95 catalytic domain-containing protein, producing MADVSRRTFLGAAALTSGWVAGDPVAWAEPGNRPAPGRGAVHEQIVADARMVWRKVPTGWDNAPFLGNGFLGVQVYRGPEPNVLRFMLSHSLVQDQRAHWEAAVGLSRLPIGYLTLTLPGAVTAVDWTLDLWNAELRGTVATAQGSLRFEALVHNESGVLMVSTTGDAGWGFTPMPSHTTRTIRIPPDYVGNPAPKIGRNHVEQPLIAGGGYSTAWQERQFGTRKILTAAVHYGHPNSTGLAEALAKVRIPPSVATHRAWWNSYYTRSLISVPDKWVQRFYWIQLYKMASATRRNAPVVTEWGPWFPDGGGSWTAVWWNLNVQVSYPLVNGSNHPELDAVTETFRRYHENLELSVPPDYRDGKTYALAHPGDRTLRSGGPKLGAQIPGNATVGRPGTSTKTDQTGNLIWAMHGVWQSYQHTRQRWVLQDVLFPILTKALNFYLHFLTEGNDGKLHLPLTRSPEIHDAEDCTYDLSLIRWAAGILPQIAQELRVNPDPRWRDVATRLTPYHENEQGVMIGKDVPLTESHRHFSHMLWMHPLREKTWDNPADRDIIRRTFEHWSSMRSAWAGYSYPAASSMYSMMGQPEQALSYLRHLLDGNIIGIAQLMPNTMYKEGTNLAIESPLTAAQSVLDMLIDSDPGVVKVFPALPWQDASIDGLRTMGAFEVGASRRAGRTEWITVRSHAGAPLSLRHGISGELDVRDEHGRRLPWRETSPGIAEIRLRRGETAVVTPRGSRPDPRPRDVPAVTNAPRWGMS
- a CDS encoding amidohydrolase: MTVAITGGYVVPVTSEPIEGGTVLIEGGRIVAVGADADVDVPDDAEIVDASGTWVLPGFVEAHAHAGIGEDGIGWEGRDYNEMTDPNGARLRAIDGFNPDDQGLRDALAGGVTTLVAKPGSGNPIGGQTVALKAWGRTVEDMLMRDPASVKSALGENPKRVYGDQKKLPSTRMGVAAIIRDALTKAQDYVKKRDQAAADDKPFDRDNTMEILARVLSGEVPWCQHTHRADDIATAIRLADEFGYRLVVNHGTEGHLLADTLAERGIPVIVGPLMTSRGKIETGRRTLKGPGIMARAGVKIALTTDHPVVPIDFLVHQATLCVKEGLDTDTALRSITINPAEMMGLDDRVGALAAGLDADVVLWSGDPLDVMSRAVRVFIEGNEVYYYDDAKGEGITKNPFYSE
- a CDS encoding acyl-CoA dehydrogenase family protein, coding for MAVERLLPDTEAEDLIALVRDIAANELAPKAGEYEEKERFPREEFRLLGRSGLLGLPYPEQWGGSGVSYEVYLQVLEEIAAAWMTVGVGLSVHTMSCYALAEYGTDEQRDQFLADMLGGDLLGAYALSETHAGSDAAALSTRAVLDGTDYVVTGTKAWITHGGEADFYTTMVRTSPDGGRGISCLLVPADTPGLSASAPERKMGMTASTTAQMNFDQARVPASRRLGDEGIGLKMALSALNSGRLGIAACAVGLAQAALDEAIRYAKERSQFGRAIIEFQGLEFLLADMAAAVESARATYLEAARRRDRGLPFKRQASIAKLVSTEAAMKVTTDAVQVLGGAGYTKDFPVERFMREAKVPQIFEGTNQIQRMVIARELRNA
- a CDS encoding carbohydrate kinase family protein — encoded protein: MIVVAGEALVDLVPAKSTLDGEPGALLPRLGGGPYNVAVTVGRLGTPVSFLSRISTDDFGDALVERLTVSNVDASYLQRGPEPTTLAVTSLGPDGSARYTFYAEGTADRLFEAPSALPEAAILSLGTLSLVLEPGASAYEQVMRRTGALIALDPNVRPVLIADADAYRARFESWLPDVGLLKLSEEDAEWLAGKAPGPKDAVEAAREWQQRGPAAVVLTRGSKGLAVVTGPGELIEVPATETNVVDTIGAGDTVQGALLSWLYTKGVRSSEHLRALDGQAWRTALRFAGAAAAITVSRAGAEPPFAAELGPII
- a CDS encoding citrate synthase, producing MPDATTAPQSGTRTVALHHDGGELEMAVVPATEGSNGIELGKLLAKTGLVTLDPGFVNTAACSSEITYIDGDAGILRYRGYPIEQLAERSTFIEVSYLLIYGELPSEAQLNDFTTKISRHTLLHEDLKRFFDGFPRDAHPMPVLSSAVSALSTFYPETLKPVTEERTEIATIRLLAKLPTIAAYAYKKSVGQPFLYPDNSLGLVENFLRMTFGFPAEPYDVDPALARALDLLFILHADHEQNCSTSTVRLVGSSEANLFASISAGINALFGPLHGGANSAVLEMLEGIRDSGGDVKSFVNKVKNKEDGVKLMGFGHRVYKNYDPRAAIIKKTADEILGKLGGDDSLLDIAKQLEEHALADDYFVQRKLYPNVDFYTGLIYRAMGFPTKFFTVLFALGRLPGWIAHWREMTNDPATKIGRPRQVYIGPKERDYVAMDAR